In the Zingiber officinale cultivar Zhangliang chromosome 5A, Zo_v1.1, whole genome shotgun sequence genome, GTTATTGTGGGTTACGAGCTACTCTCCAAACATCATGGACGGAATCTAATCCAGGAAGACGATTTTTTTCATGTTCAAAATATAGAGTAAGCTTTCGTTATATCAACACGGTATTGTGAGTTTTTTTATTATtgagttttaattaagttgatttgaaattcagcaaaggGGTTGTGGCTTTTTCTTATGGCATGACCCGGAACTCTCAGAAAGAAGTAAGACAATTATTAATGAGTTGAAAATgaataacaaaaaattaaagttaGAGATCAATGAATTGAAGAAAGGTACTAGTTACGAGGGCACAGGTGACTACAATGATGTTCTGGATGATGGGAACAACAATCATGTAATTATGCAGTTGAGAGATGAAATATGTTCCttgaataggaaatttagaattgCTATCGCTGTAGTTGTATGTATTTGGATTGTGATGATGAGTATGTGGTTAATGTAACTTTTTTTGTGTCAAAATTTGACATTATGATGTAACTCTAAATGGTGTAACTTCTTTACTAATGTAACTTGTTTTGTTTTGCCGATGAATCTTTGACTTTGACATTTTCCTTCAACTTCTTCTATTAGACAATGTTACAGAACTattctcttttattttaatttgattaattctaGGTTGTTGGTATTGAATTTTACACTTATTATAATCCATGTGCTCCTTTAATCTAACATTATTTTTGTTGTGACTAGCTCGTGTTGATCATATGAAGTTTGTTGTCCTTTGTGGATGCATGGTGTTCCATTGCATGTTTTTATGGTTCTGGTGATGTAAAGAATATTGGAGAATTGAAGGAGCATTTGGGAACATATATGATAAGGCTGTATTTGGTATAAATTATTTTTGCTGGGTGCTACATGTTATCAGAGCCTAAAATATGGTTTTTCTAGATCGTTTGACATTATTTGTTTCATTGGCATCtggggaagctttgtctaagttGTTAGCAGGTTTATTCAATTGGATGAAAATTACTATAGGCTGAGCAGTGCAGTAATATCACAACAAACTGATCTCAATTTCAGTTACAAACTGTCAATTCCCAACTGATTAACAGCAGCTACAAACTTCCTATGTAAGTCAATAGACCAAACACCCTTGGCTTTTTTGAATAGTTGTATCATCAGTCTCCTGGATATTCTCCTCAGAGTTGTCATCGCCTTCGTCATTCTGGTCCTTCCTCTTCCTTATAAACTTTTCATTGCAATTGGGCGAGCTATTCATGTTCAGACCGCCAGCATTGATTCTCCTTACAACATGCTGCCATATATTCTTGAGCTCCTCAATCCGAACTGGTTTGAGCAAGTAGTCACAAGCACCATGAGTTATGCCTTTCATTACAGTTTTGGTCTCACCATTCACAGAGAGTACTGCATCCAACCAATTTATCACAGTCAACCTCTGTGGAGTTCAAAGATTCAGTAAACCAATAGAAACTCACAATTGCCAAATAAAAAACATTACCAAAATGGTTTCTGAAGAAGAAACTAGCATGCGTACTAGACAAGCATATATTACTATACAAATCATGGATGAAATTGAGACCATCCTTGGCTTACTGATGACCGGAAGGTCCATCTCCAGAAAATGGCACTGATGACCGGAAGCATTGTTCAATTGGATTAACTAGAAACTGATTAAATTATATAGCACCGAGCGAGCATTTCCACAAGAAAATGGCACGATGACATCTTTATATGCCACTTTATGCAAGGACTGAACAAGAACTGAATGAAACAAAATAATTTGTCGTGATGTATGTAGTGAACCTAGTCACAACATTATTCCAAATCCTATATCCTGCCAATCTTACCCTGAAATGTAGACTGACAATCTTACACTGCACTATACCACTGCAACAGCCATCAAACAACACCTTAGCAACAACCATTACTCTATGAATTAGAAAACTATCAAACATCTCAAAGCACACATCATCATAAACAATTACCGAAAAAACATCAGTAGAATCTTAACATCAGTAGAATAGTCCAGAAAACAACaacttcataaaaaaaaaaacctgcaGTAGAATCTAATTCTTCATAAAACAACTTCAGTAGAATCTAATTCTTCATCCATTAATTTTCACAATATAAGAGAAATTTAGCCcatcaaaaatctgcatcttCCAAATTTTACAAAAACCTGCAAATGCACAACACTTAAAATTCCAACATTGCATATATACTTTAATCACCAAACCAAAGAACAAAAGTCACCGTACCTTTGTACTAACTGCATTACGGTAAATAATTTGTTGGAAGATAACCAAGATGAGATGATTGATGCACCTATAACATAATAGTAAAGCATTATCAAGTATATAGTTAACCGtaaactattaaaaaaaataagttaaattactAAATGGTGTAACTTGTatggaaaataaatactagtggTAAACTACACCATCTAATGAAAGATTATGAACttgtattaaaaataaataccTGTGAAAGTTGTGATGCTAATAATGGTGGAAATTGAGTCTCAGTCATACTCACACTATCAACAGAGCTACCAATTGTTGGCACAGAATTTATAAgctaaaacaagaaaaaaaatacaattttaaaTAGTTATAACATAAATTATGTTAGATTAACATAAGGTAAACAAATACCAACTTGATGATTGATCTGGTCATATTGTACGATGGGCATGCTGGAAATAGTTTGATCTACATCCTgtattatacaaaaaaaaaattaatgatttaCATTATTCAAATTTAAcaccaaataataccaaataaataaaaatttaaaagttatgAAATAGAAACCATTACAGTCGTTGAAGCTTGGTTTATTTTCCTCGTtgcttttcctttccttgaaaTCTTCTCTAACCCACCTTTCAACCTTTTACTTGAGACCGTTTTATTCTTTGTTTTAATTCCTTTCACTCCTGTAGAGTTCCCTTCACCATAATCAAATTGCAAGGATTCTTGGCTCACTTTTGATTGTTGGACATTTGATTCATTGAATTGTAACTTATCATCCACCATCTTACACAAGCTCAACATGGCATCTTTAACAACATTGTAAGTGTCATCCCTTTCCGCTGCCTTGGTAATCAATTGAACATTCAACCCACACAAATGTTTGTATCGCATGTTTTGAAGTACTTTTGGATCGAAACTAGCATTGTTGGCCATTGAATCATAAACTCCAAAATATCCAATTTTTGCTTTTCTTGTCCACCTTTTCAATACATACTCACTTGGGATCTTCATGATATTATTCCAAGTAAATATTTTCAGAATATGAGAACACAAAATTCCAGCAAATTCATATTTTCTGCAACTACACTCAATTTTTTCAGACTTCTTATAAAGTGTAACTATATGCAAGTTTCTCTTTTTGTGAGGAGTAACTTTATATTTTGTAAATGCATCAACATCCTCACAAATTTCTAAACTTGAATCATGAGATAAGCACCACtcttgttgaaaacacttgtatACCTCAGGAGTATAAATTTCACTAGCATACTTTAGAATCTCAATTGGAAAGATTAAATATGGAACTGTTGTATTTGATCTAAAATCTGCTTTTAATTCCTCATATCGACGATCATCAAGGAGTCTTTGGAAGTGATTGAAGAAGTCTAAAAACTTATGTTTATAAGTCACATACTTTTTCACAATActattcatgctctcacttctttgggttgtagtcatATCTGCGCAAAACATTTGCCGTCCATATACTAAAGCCCATTTTTCCTTTTTGTTGTACATGCGTCTCAACCAATCATTGTCTTCAAGTGAATACTTAGTCAACATCAAATTCCAAgctgaaataaaatcttcctcttcatcaaaatcatacACACATGAAGCAAAATCTTTAGCAAAGTCTCTAAATTGAGAGAAAACTCCACTCAAATGTATGGCGGCATTTTGATAAATGTGCCAAATGCACAAACGATGATGTGTTTCAGGCCATCTGGAAGCTAATGCCTTTGCCATTGCTGCATCTTGATCTGTAAGAATAGTAGTTGGTTTTTTCTCACCCATAGCTCTAGTTAATGTATCAAACAACCACTCAAAAGTCAAACTggtttcatcatataataaagctgCACCAAAAAGTATCGATTGTTTATGATGATTAACACCTACAAATAACGCAATTGGCCGACCTTCATTGTTCTTTCTGTAGGTTGTGTCAAAGCAAATAACATCTCCAAAATTAGCATAATCAGCTCTCATCTTAGCATCAGaccaaaaaatattagtaatcaaatcatcttcatcaacttgaatagCATAGAAAAAATTAGGATCATCAAACTGCATTTTCTGCAAATACTCCAATACATCCCCTGTATCCCCAACTCTCATATTTATTGTTCTTTTGGATCGCAAGTAGTTTTTGTAATCCTCAGGAATAAATCCTAAATTCTCCCTCCCACCTACTTGTCtcaccataagatcatgagatgctttTGGGGGGATTCCCACATCACTTGCAATCTCAATCTGTTTCGCTGCAGAAAAAGATATATTTCTATGACTTCTATAGAGGTGAGTTTTGTTTGGACTTGAgagataatgattatgctctttaacaaaTTGCACCACAGTAAACTTGCTTTTTTTTTGAATACTAATCTTCATTTTAGCCTCACAACCAAACCTAGTTTCATCACGACTTGCTTTGACATAAATATCTCGTTTGTCTTTTCCTCTTTTGCCTTGGGCACAACAATAAAAAACTCTATCAAGTAATTTACCCGATTTATCATTGTGGATTTTTCCTCTCCTTATGCCAAATCCAACTTTTTTAGCATatgccaaataaaattgatatgcatCTTCTTCCGTATCAAATTCTAACCCCAATTGTGGTATATCCAAATCTGTTTCAATGTTTAAgcctataaaatcaaataaacaaagAAAAATGTATAAAAAGTAAAATTTGATATATTGAAACTCCATACATTTCCAATATGAATCTTATTACCTTCATCAATAACATCAAAGTTACCTTCCTGACTAGCTTCATTTTCTTCAAAGTTCAATTGACGACAACTCGTAAATTCACCCTCCATGGTTAGAGTCCAAGCTGAAACCTTATCTTGATGGTGAGCACAAACTGCATATCAGTCTCAATTCAAAAAACTTCTAAAAAAATCATATTGTGTCGGAAGCAAACATCAAGGAGGACAGTAGAAATTGTGGATTCTGATCCAAGTGTGTAAAAGAACTAATTATATTAACTCTTGTATGAAAAGAATAACATACCTCAACCCAGATAAAGGAGGACAGTGGGTGAGCTGACGGAATTCTCTACCTGCCACAGAAGAGTGTTCCTCACTCTGTGCAAAATTACTCAAGAACCTTTCTTCAAGCAAAGCCTAGGTATGATGACCATACACAAAAAGTGCATCATATTAGAAAACATCTTAACTGCAAAATATCCAAGTAACCTCAAAATGTAAAAATTAGTACCACAATTAAGAATGGCATATAATCCATAATTGCAAGTAATGTGTCAGCAATCACAGTTGTCAAGTCCTAAAAGGCGTGTTCTTTATTTTTACAACATGAAAAATAGATAGATTCATTCACAACCAGTAGGGTAGCAGAAATCAAAATCCATATCTTATATTcttagaaaaaaatattgatGTCAGTTGGTGATTGTTCAAGTCTAAGTTGATTCAATTTGTAAGAATAAACTGATAAATGAGGCAAATTGGAACACTTTGTAAGAATTGACGTGTACGTTGGGGAAATTAGGAACACGTTTGTAGGGATGCACTGGAGGTGATGGCAGCGGGAGGGAGGTCGGCGATGCACTGGATGTTGCGGAGGTCGCTGGAGGGGGCCGTTGGAGGTCGTCGCAGGGGCTGGAGGGCGCGAAGGTCGCTGGAGGCCGCAGGAGAGAGGTCGCCGAAGGGAGGGCGCAAGATGTCGCTGGAGACGACGTTGGAGGTGGTAGGGATGGAGTTTGGCGTTCGAGGTTGGGGGAGAGAGGTACGGGGCGGGGGCTGCGGcgcggggggggggggagggagcGGGGGCTTGggcgcggggggggggggggggggcgaggGGGCTGGGTCTTCGGCGCGGGGGGGAGGGAGGGAGGCGACGGGGCTGGGGCTTCGGCGCTGGAGCGACGCTGAGGGCGAGAGAGAGGTTAGGGATTTTTCGAGTTGGAGCGTGCACGTGTTTTACACGTGAGAGACGTTTTATACAGCCGGTGTGGTCCAGGGGCGGACTAGGGAAAGGCGGTCCAGAAGATCTGGTCCCCACCCGAGATATCAAATTcgtattttttcttttttgataAAAAGTAAATAGATCATTAAATGGGAAATGCCTATAGGCAGAAAAGGTACGATCGGTCTTGGACACGTCATATCTAGACCAATGCTGGATTAGTGTCGAGTCCCACCGCATTTTGTAGGGCAAATGTATGCACAGATACATCCTCCTAGATCACTGTCAATCAAAATCATACAATTAACAATCACGCATACGACATTAACATACATCACATCACTGTCACTAATGTGATGTCATCATCATCGTCGCAATCTCATCTGTCCATGGCTGATCCTCCTACCGACTGTACCTGGTCATCCTTCACGCTAGTGGCATCCATCATCGACAGCCGTATCCATGGTCCTCAGATCACAAGCGTGGGTAGCACCTCCATGTCCAAGACCACCCCTCCACCTTTTAAACAATCCATCAACCAAATGAAGCTCCGACCATCCTCCATTGGCCGGGACTCCGGCCGTCCTCTGTTCATCGCCGTGCAGGCACAACACACTGGCCGGCAAAGGGGACAATCCAATGTAGATATTGTAGATGTAATCCCAGTCATATGGTGCATCCTTCATCCGTGAAATCATCTTGTGGCAGCCCCCTTGTGCTCTTCTTTGGCCAGCAGTGAGCAGCCTCCTTCTGCCGTCGCTTTCTCCTCGCCGGACCATCTAGCACGCCCAATTGCATCCGCTAACCCGCTCCATATGTGCTCCCATGGCCAAGGAAGCGTATGGCGTGAAAAATCGAGCCGGGGAGCTCCTTCACCGGGGGTAGCTCCAGGGAGGTTGGAATGGTCGGCTGCCACCATCAGTGAAGAACCTACTCTTCCAGTGGGTTGGCCTTGGACTCACAGCCTTGCCTTGGGTTCGAGCCCAACTTCCATGACCCACAAGTCCACCAAGTTCGAGTACGAATTCTGCCACCGAATTAAGGGGGAGaggaaatttgaaattcaaagacGTACCAACTCCCCTCTTGCTGCCCAagctttgaattttgatttttgaattctcccGCTCCTGGAACCATCTGACCACATTCCCCAAGGTGACACCAAGTCTCTTTCATCCCAAGTTCGCCGGAAACCGCCCGGAGCTCTGCTGATGGCCGGAAAACGCCCAGTTCCTCCAAACTGCATTTCCTGCTTGCACTCCCCAGCCGATTGCCACCGCAGCACTGCATTCGGTCGGCACAGCAACTTCCGTTGAAGATGAACTGAACGGACCTTGTCTTGTGAACCACACTGCCTCCTTCCTTCCCAGTTCGCCGGAAAGACACCCAGCAACCTGCTGGTCACCAGAAACACCAAACTCCTTAGCTGCTTGCACAATCCCGGCCACCAGCCACCGCGGCACTATCTGTGGCCTTTACCCTCCCGTTCCACCCTTCACCCAACAGGACGGTCGGCGAGGGTGACCAGAGAGTAGCTGTAGTTGGTCTATGGCCGGAAATTGGGCTTGCTGGCTTCGGCACAGAGGCTGTGTGCTAACACACCTTGAAGCTTGACGAGTTCACTGCCGTTTCTTCTTGTCCCCGGCTCCAGAAACCCAACCTTCTTAGCTCGCCTCCGCATCAAGCCAAGTCTTCCGATCATCTTCCACAGTGACTCCCGGATGGTGGTGGAGTGGAGTGGGGCGACAGTAGGCTTGCATGACCGGGGGAAGCCACCCACAAGAAACTTCCCCCTCCTTTTTGTGTGGGGCTTTCGGAAGTGCTCTTAGGACCTGTCGTGCACAGGAAGATGTGTAGGATATATATAATTGTGTTGTGTTGTGTTGGATGCCTCTCGTGTGCGTTGAGAAGTCCGTGATAgagcattttttattatttttttaaaaaaattattaatttttttaacttacgaTTATGTCatttaagggggcgtttggttcttttctAGAAATAacaatcggaatgagaatcattgtattgtggaatgtgaatgagtatgagcatgaatatcactcttaaaagcaatgtttgattagttgcatattttctatcgaaataaatcaaaatttctctttttactcttaaaggaaaataagagaaaaaaaatagatgtgagagaaaaatatgataaaagagaaTGATGAGGGATAAAgtctgatgagagagaaagtgttatgagagagaaagtgtgataagaaagaataaagagagagaaagtatgatgagagaaaatgagaaaagagagtgtgataggagagatcatgatgagagaagatgagagaaaaaatatgatgtgagagaaagtatgatgggagaggatgaagagagagaaaatgtaatgagaaaaatgaggggagagagtgtgatgagagagattgaggagagagaaagtgtgatgaggaaaaaagagagcagtgagtgtgataggagagattgaggagaaagaaagtatgatgagagagaaaatgtgttgaggaaaaaaaagagggagcgagacaagagagattgaggagagagaaagtgtgatgagagcgaaaatgtgataagaaaaaaagagaaaagatagtgtgatgggagagattgaggagagagaaagtatgatgagagaaaaagaaggaagagagtgcgatggaagagattgaggagagagaaaatatgatgagagagaaagtgtaatgagaaaaaaaaagaaaagagagtgtgataggagagattaaggagagagaaagtgtgtgataaaatgatgagaaagaaaatatgatgagtgagaacaaggagagagaagtgatatgaaagaaaaaataaataaatatattttgatatttggtattaagggagaaaattttagtttcaggtcaagggtatttttggaataaagaaatattttgattgatgaaaatagggtaatggatcattgaaggggaggtacatgggaatgagttattacccaatttcaagaatttattcccttatttgcattcctattcctataatctaaacattaacaatgacaatcaatgattctcattcccatttcccactcttattcccctaaaccaaacgcccctaaGTTTTCGTTTTAAATTTTATAGGTTAagttataatattaaatataaaaaaaattatgtgttCAAGGATGTAAGGTCcacgagatatatatatatatatatatatatatatatatatatatatatatatatatatatatatatatatatatatatatatatatatatacatacatacatacacacacacaaccAGAAATTATTTACTCAAGTTTCATTTGTAAGTACCCCAAGTTGGTTGTGATGTGATCAACTAGGTTAAGTTAGACTTTATGTATTTGATGCTTtgcgtctaagtgtgcatgacttaggaacacaggaagtcgagcagaagatgtggCGAGAgagaaagatgacacgggaaGTGAGTCGACGAGCTTGATGCATCCGAGGGgagaagagctgtggaagagtacatcggagGACGAGAAGAACGCGCGCGTcgcttccaagggacgagaagccaggaacgaagtttgctcgaggagaaggccgaaattggtttcggatgagctcaactctggatgaccggagaatcacccaagtaGAGTAGCAACCAGACAAGTCAACACAAAGTTGACTTGTCAAGGCACCCAgagtccgggcgtccggaccagTGCGAGGGTTTGGACCAGTGCGGGCGTTCAGACCAATCTAGACCAGTCCGGGTGTCTGGATCAATTTGGGCTAGTAGAGGCGCCCTTTCGGAGACGTTATAACGGGGATAGGATTTGGGTCCACGTTAGCAACATTCTAGGTGCCCGGGTATGGATAAGAGACTTATCACGAAGCTGTTGTGGAGCCATTGCAGACCGGATAAGGCGTCACAGTGGAGGCGCCCGGACTTGGTCTAGGCGTCCGGAATCCACCACGTCCTCAACGGCTATATTTCGACTAGTGAACTATGAATAGAATGTTGGGAACTTTGTgcttgctagagggggggggggggtgaatagcgtttcgtcgcgcttgAGTTGGTTTGCATCttcttgatgatgtgcagcggaaaatacaagaaccaaacaccaacaacgctaactctagggatttacttggtatccacctcaagcagaggtgactagtccaaggatccacacactcacgcaccctccactatgaaaccacTCCTTTgtgataactaccgaaggcggagaagccttacaagctcacaatacaacaagagtataaagagaagcaaatacaagggaaatcttacaagatttgtacaataaatcgtaaccctagcttcttcttcttgttgcaactcacctcttgacttggacgtgcctccaagaaccttcaagactgGCGGAGAGAGTTGTGGAGAAGTCGCTGTGAAAGTCACACACAAATCGCAGCAGAAAGCTCGCCAAGAACTACAGAGAAAAtgctccgccaaggctttaaacagtgctcccaatcgatccaatccatccccaatcgatttcCACGTCAGCACCCAGCAATCCCAACCGTCCATCGCTTgcaacctgcgcaacggtcacttcccaatcgatcgaccgatcgatttggactgcctgaatcgatcggccgatcgattcagagcctttctgtgctctcgcgtccgcgcgagagcttctactacccaatcgatcgaccgatcgattggcaactcccaatcgatcgcccgatcgattgggagagcttctgtgctcgcgtTTTCCTgaccccaattgatcggctgatcgattgggtcatTCCAACAATCgcaacacactccaatcgatcggttgatcaattagagtctgttcaatcgatcgcccgatcgattgaacaccctggacttgactcaaactcaagtccagcttcccaaacccaactctcagTCAACCGTAACCTATTGGGTTTGCAcgcctagcatttggctactcccgaccaacctcgaactagccttctagcctcctccatcagccttgcgtccctcggatatctccccatccttcacgccttaccttctggagcttccatcggcctcatcctagttgttgggttctcctcgccaagtcacactaggacttaccttgccaagactacatgcttgggcTTACAACCTGTGACAagctcacacttggactttccaattgcctggctcctcaccaggactttctcctttgccaagttcacacttggactttccaatttgcctgatctcacttatcaggactttcaccaccaagtatggtcaacactgacctacttggattttcactcttatcaactttcctgttggacttacctttgcctaatctccaattaagactttcccagtcaagtctcctgtcaaccttgacccacttgactcctttcttgcctaacctccagttaggactttcccggtcaagtctccggtcaacactgactcacttaacttgtcttctcatcaacctggtcaatcccttgaccatctccacaatcgaaCGATTGCTCcagtaatctccatatattgtcaaccGGACGATTGCcatagcaatctccatatattgtcaaacattaaaactcaaatctcgactcaagcttgactcaactcaagcttagtcaaactggtcaaacttgacctagagaaattgccccaacaatctctccctttttgatgtttgacaattcctctaagttaggctCAATCCCATAGTCTTAACATTTtccttataccaaggctaaatcccataaccttaatctcttctttataccaaggctaaatcccatagccttaatctcttctctATACCAatgctaaatcccatagccttaacctcttctttataccaaggctaaatcccatagccttaatctcttctctataccaaggctaaatctcatagccttaatcctctcatgacaaagcatgaatgaaggtttccttcattctctccctttcctagagggcaaactccctctgcttgggatgaagacctaacttaactttccattctccccctttgtcacacatcaaattagaaaataaactcttccccataagagttaactcttcattatttacaacctcacatgttgttaatgttggtccctttagaggccggcaagaggggaggggtgaattgccctacaaaataaaactcgaacctttctcggatttcaactatataatgaacacttgtaataagtaaataaaagagactaagtaaagaaaagcagacaccagagttttacttggtttgcaatcaggggattgctaatccaaggaatgtaaacgcactatctgattctcctctgggcggagtagcctctttacaacgttgacagcacaaatgaaaagaacagaattgaaagcacagaaggaattgattacaagtgagttata is a window encoding:
- the LOC121979627 gene encoding protein FAR1-RELATED SEQUENCE 5-like — its product is MKISIQKKSKFTVVQFVKEHNHYLSSPNKTHLYRSHRNISFSAAKQIEIASDVGIPPKASHDLMVRQVGGRENLGFIPEDYKNYLRSKRTINMRVGDTGDVLEYLQKMQFDDPNFFYAIQVDEDDLITNIFWSDAKMRADYANFGDVICFDTTYRKNNEGRPIALFVGVNHHKQSILFGAALLYDETSLTFEWLFDTLTRAMGEKKPTTILTDQDAAMAKALASRWPETHHRLCIWHIYQNAAIHLSGVFSQFRDFAKDFASCVYDFDEEEDFISAWNLMLTKYSLEDNDWLRRMYNKKEKWALVYGRQMFCADMTTTQRSESMNSIVKKYVTYKHKFLDFFNHFQRLLDDRRYEELKADFRSNTTVPYLIFPIEILKYASEIYTPEVYKCFQQEWCLSHDSSLEICEDVDAFTKYKVTPHKKRNLHIVTLYKKSEKIECSCRKYEFAGILCSHILKIFTWNNIMKIPSEYVLKRWTRKAKIGYFGVYDSMANNASFDPKVLQNMRYKHLCGLNVQLITKAAERDDTYNVVKDAMLSLCKMVDDKLQFNESNVQQSKVSQESLQFDYGEGNSTGVKGIKTKNKTVSSKRLKGGLEKISRKGKATRKINQASTTDVDQTISSMPIVQYDQINHQLINSVPTIGSSVDSVSMTETQFPPLLASQLSQVHQSSHLGYLPTNYLP